The following coding sequences are from one Methanocorpusculum vombati window:
- the mcrA gene encoding coenzyme-B sulfoethylthiotransferase subunit alpha yields the protein MAKVEKTQKLFLEALKQKFPKQDVESTTTEFYKFNGIHQSARKTEFLKENEAIVAKRGISMYDPDHCHLAGVPMGQRQLMTYEVSGTGTFVEGDDLHFVNNAAMQQFWDDIRRTVIVSMDMAHSTLQKRLGKEVTPETISEYLHIVNHAMPGGAVVQEHMVETHPALTDDCYVRVFTGDQELADSIESQYVIDVEKLFPKKQAEALQAAVGKSLWQCVHMPTIVGRTCDGGTTSRWSAMQIGMSFIAAYRMCAGEAAVADLSFAAKHAGVINMASHLPARRARGPNEPGGILFGNFADMIQADRVNPNDPAKATLEVVGAGAVLFDQIWLGSYMSGGVGFTQYATAAYTDNILDDFVYHGMDYIHDKYKVDVKNPNANDKVKPTQEVVNDIGTEVNLYGMEQYEQFPTMMEDHFGGSQRAAVLAAACGTTTSIATGNSNAGLNAWYLSMLMHKDGWSRLGFFGYDLQDQCGSANSLSIRPDEGCIGEFRGPNYPNYAMNVGHQGEYAAIVASAHIGRGDAWALSPLIKICFADPALKFDFANPRKEFAKGAIREFMPAGERSLIIPAQ from the coding sequence ATGGCAAAAGTAGAGAAGACCCAGAAACTTTTCCTTGAAGCACTCAAGCAGAAGTTCCCCAAGCAGGATGTTGAGTCCACCACCACTGAATTCTACAAGTTCAACGGTATTCACCAGTCTGCACGTAAGACCGAATTCCTCAAAGAAAACGAGGCAATCGTTGCAAAGAGAGGAATCTCCATGTACGACCCGGACCACTGCCACCTTGCAGGTGTCCCGATGGGTCAGCGTCAGCTCATGACCTACGAAGTTTCCGGAACCGGAACCTTCGTTGAGGGTGATGATCTGCACTTCGTAAACAATGCAGCAATGCAGCAGTTCTGGGATGATATCCGCAGAACCGTAATCGTGTCCATGGATATGGCACACTCCACCCTGCAGAAGCGTCTCGGCAAGGAAGTTACGCCGGAGACTATCTCCGAGTATCTCCACATTGTCAACCACGCAATGCCCGGAGGAGCAGTCGTTCAGGAACACATGGTTGAGACCCACCCGGCTTTAACCGATGACTGTTACGTCCGTGTCTTCACCGGTGACCAGGAGCTTGCAGACTCTATCGAGTCCCAGTACGTCATTGACGTTGAGAAGCTCTTCCCGAAGAAGCAGGCAGAAGCCCTTCAGGCAGCAGTCGGCAAGTCCCTGTGGCAGTGCGTCCACATGCCGACCATCGTTGGTCGTACCTGCGATGGTGGAACAACCTCCCGCTGGTCTGCAATGCAGATCGGTATGTCCTTCATTGCAGCATACCGCATGTGTGCTGGTGAAGCAGCAGTCGCTGACCTGTCCTTTGCAGCAAAGCACGCTGGTGTTATCAACATGGCATCCCACCTGCCGGCACGCCGTGCACGTGGTCCGAATGAGCCCGGAGGAATTCTGTTCGGCAACTTTGCCGATATGATTCAGGCAGACCGTGTCAACCCGAACGACCCGGCAAAGGCAACCCTTGAAGTTGTCGGTGCAGGAGCAGTTCTGTTCGACCAGATCTGGCTTGGTTCTTACATGTCCGGTGGTGTCGGTTTCACCCAGTACGCAACCGCAGCATACACCGATAACATCCTCGACGACTTTGTCTACCACGGTATGGACTACATCCACGACAAGTACAAGGTCGATGTGAAGAACCCGAACGCAAACGACAAAGTCAAGCCGACCCAGGAAGTCGTTAACGACATCGGTACTGAAGTCAACCTCTACGGTATGGAGCAGTACGAGCAGTTCCCGACCATGATGGAAGACCACTTCGGCGGTTCCCAGCGTGCAGCAGTTCTTGCAGCAGCATGCGGTACCACCACTTCCATTGCAACCGGTAACTCCAACGCTGGTCTCAATGCCTGGTATCTGTCCATGCTTATGCACAAGGACGGATGGTCCAGACTTGGATTCTTCGGCTACGATCTGCAGGACCAGTGCGGTTCCGCAAACTCGCTCTCCATCAGACCTGACGAGGGTTGTATTGGTGAGTTCCGTGGACCGAACTACCCGAACTATGCAATGAACGTCGGTCACCAGGGCGAGTACGCAGCAATTGTTGCATCTGCCCACATTGGCCGCGGCGATGCATGGGCACTGTCCCCGCTTATCAAGATCTGCTTCGCAGACCCGGCACTCAAGTTCGACTTTGCAAACCCGAGAAAGGAGTTCGCAAAGGGAGCTATCCGCGAGTTCATGCCAGCAGGCGAGCGCTCGCTCATCATCCCGGCACAGTAA
- the mcrG gene encoding coenzyme-B sulfoethylthiotransferase subunit gamma — translation MAYTPQYGPGTSKVAANRRNQMNPNVKLEKIRSVTDEDLILIMGHRAPGQAYPSAHPPLAEQGEPDCPIRKIVKPTEGAKAGDRVRYIQFADSMLNAPCQPYQRTYLEMYRFRGIDPGTLSGRQIIECRERDLEGYARELVETNLFDPATCGIRGATVHGHSLRLAENGMMFDAVQRCILDTDGIVKYVKDQVGNPLDRKVAVGKPMDAAWLKENTTMFHSLVGTAFRSDEEYVKYVQRIHALRTKYGFMPKEA, via the coding sequence ATGGCATATACACCACAGTATGGACCGGGAACGTCCAAGGTTGCAGCAAACCGCCGCAATCAGATGAACCCGAACGTGAAGCTCGAAAAGATTCGCAGCGTCACCGATGAGGACCTCATCCTTATTATGGGACACCGTGCACCAGGACAGGCATACCCGTCCGCACACCCGCCACTTGCAGAGCAGGGAGAACCTGACTGCCCGATCAGAAAGATTGTCAAACCGACTGAGGGAGCAAAAGCAGGTGACCGTGTCCGCTACATCCAGTTTGCAGACTCGATGCTGAACGCACCGTGTCAGCCGTACCAGAGAACCTACCTTGAGATGTACCGCTTCCGCGGCATCGACCCGGGAACTCTGTCCGGCCGTCAGATCATCGAGTGCCGTGAGCGTGACCTTGAAGGATACGCACGTGAGCTCGTTGAGACCAACCTCTTTGACCCGGCTACCTGCGGTATCCGCGGTGCAACTGTGCACGGCCACTCCCTGCGTCTCGCAGAGAACGGCATGATGTTCGATGCAGTACAGCGCTGTATCCTTGACACTGACGGTATCGTCAAGTACGTGAAGGATCAGGTCGGAAACCCGCTCGACCGTAAGGTTGCAGTCGGCAAGCCGATGGACGCAGCATGGCTCAAGGAGAACACCACCATGTTCCACTCCCTTGTCGGAACTGCATTCCGCAGTGATGAGGAGTACGTTAAATACGTCCAGCGTATCCACGCACTTCGTACCAAGTACGGATTTATGCCCAAGGAGGCCTGA
- the mcrC gene encoding methyl-coenzyme M reductase I operon protein C, whose translation MPLGRVTQLVDCRQSMGMGKGGSLAQRGTISECKNPDVIIVGMSPGRRHITKPVCDITSALRQQGIEYSVSTLVLNAGSGVPPDAEIGGVALGSNFGILDREIEQIERHKVAVLHHGNIRSHVIHKSRKILQECNVNAVVVCQAPVDFEDFAREGVKTAYVMPKPDKIRTKGTVMGIVTGITRGQTPSRVAMADVIHEVLRIIKNPEMGVHETHESSVSGTYTLR comes from the coding sequence ATGCCTCTTGGACGTGTAACACAGCTGGTCGACTGCAGACAGAGTATGGGTATGGGCAAGGGGGGCTCTCTTGCTCAGAGGGGAACCATCTCTGAATGTAAAAATCCTGACGTCATCATCGTGGGAATGTCTCCCGGCCGGAGACATATAACAAAACCTGTCTGCGATATCACGTCAGCACTGCGGCAGCAGGGGATAGAATACAGCGTAAGTACCTTGGTGCTGAACGCAGGCAGCGGAGTCCCGCCGGACGCAGAAATCGGCGGTGTTGCACTCGGTTCCAACTTCGGCATATTAGATCGCGAAATTGAACAGATAGAACGTCACAAAGTTGCCGTTCTTCACCACGGAAACATCCGATCCCACGTCATCCACAAATCCCGGAAGATCCTGCAGGAATGCAATGTCAACGCCGTTGTTGTCTGTCAGGCACCGGTTGATTTTGAGGATTTCGCACGGGAAGGTGTGAAGACCGCATACGTCATGCCAAAACCTGATAAAATCAGAACGAAAGGGACCGTCATGGGGATTGTCACCGGAATCACCCGGGGTCAGACTCCGAGTCGTGTTGCGATGGCTGATGTCATTCATGAAGTACTACGAATAATTAAAAATCCTGAGATGGGAGTCCATGAAACTCATGAATCCTCGGTATCAGGAACATACACATTAAGGTGA
- the mcrD gene encoding methyl-coenzyme M reductase operon protein D has translation MTEPTYPQLRIVPMRFLNPETVEILLDRLFHVGGIRRLVLNGPSIPATVPYGPARGTANPTTYRRSIQVCGEEYMLGVQVGTILLELEDSSLIPDIKAVCDEVFADKFPYGITEGIYMRSNMTTTDYAKYGIVEDERILGMADPKSKQRPIILQGNR, from the coding sequence ATGACAGAACCAACATATCCACAACTGAGAATCGTCCCGATGCGATTTCTGAATCCCGAGACTGTCGAGATTCTTCTTGACAGGCTCTTTCACGTGGGCGGAATCCGCCGTTTAGTCTTAAACGGTCCGAGCATTCCCGCAACCGTACCGTATGGTCCGGCCCGCGGCACTGCCAATCCGACCACCTACCGCAGGTCCATTCAGGTCTGCGGCGAAGAGTACATGCTCGGTGTTCAGGTGGGAACAATCCTCCTTGAACTGGAAGATTCGTCTCTGATTCCTGATATCAAAGCGGTATGTGATGAGGTCTTTGCCGATAAATTCCCGTACGGGATCACCGAGGGCATCTATATGCGTTCTAATATGACAACAACCGATTATGCAAAATATGGTATTGTCGAGGACGAACGTATACTCGGCATGGCCGATCCCAAGAGCAAACAACGCCCGATCATCCTTCAGGGGAACAGATAA
- the mcrB gene encoding coenzyme-B sulfoethylthiotransferase subunit beta: MAKYKDVIDLYDDNGKLLKSNVALEKISPLVNPAVKKIIDDTKRTVAVNLGGMQDGLKTGKIGKHQQILGRELDLDIVGNVDAIEAKIKEYVSVTAGDDTEVKRFNGGKLLLVKVPSARIASAATYDAALTSVAAATTYAVVEQFNIDMFNANTVKAAAFGSYPVTMDMAGGACSMIMSIPQNNESLGYALRNIPANQSVMMTHRNAMQGAALASTFEQAGQFEMGSAIGPFERAQLLLYAYQGLNANNIVYDLVKSNGQTGTVGTVVQSLVERAVEDKVITQGAGSATFKAYETKDPMMWNAYASAGTLAATMVNCGAGRFAQAVSSTLLYFNDLLEHETGLPGSDFGRTMGVAVGFSFFSHSIYGGGGPGIFNGNHVVTRHAAGVGMPCIVAACALDAGTQMFSPEGTAKVYGDTFGQIEEFARPIQAIAKAV; the protein is encoded by the coding sequence ATGGCAAAATACAAGGATGTCATTGATCTCTATGACGACAACGGCAAGCTCCTCAAGAGCAACGTCGCACTCGAGAAGATCAGCCCGCTGGTCAACCCGGCAGTAAAGAAGATCATTGACGACACCAAGAGAACCGTCGCAGTCAACCTCGGCGGCATGCAGGACGGACTCAAGACCGGAAAGATCGGCAAACACCAGCAGATCCTCGGCCGTGAACTCGACCTCGACATCGTCGGCAACGTTGATGCAATCGAAGCAAAGATCAAAGAGTACGTCTCTGTAACCGCAGGCGACGACACCGAGGTCAAGCGCTTCAACGGCGGAAAACTTCTCTTAGTCAAGGTTCCGTCCGCACGTATCGCAAGTGCAGCAACCTATGATGCAGCACTTACTTCCGTTGCAGCAGCAACCACCTACGCAGTAGTTGAGCAGTTCAACATCGACATGTTTAACGCAAACACTGTCAAGGCAGCAGCATTCGGTTCCTACCCGGTTACCATGGATATGGCAGGCGGAGCTTGCTCCATGATCATGTCCATCCCGCAGAACAACGAGTCTCTCGGATACGCACTTCGTAACATTCCGGCAAACCAGTCTGTTATGATGACCCACCGCAACGCAATGCAGGGTGCAGCACTCGCCTCCACCTTCGAGCAGGCAGGTCAGTTCGAGATGGGATCCGCAATCGGCCCGTTCGAGCGTGCACAGCTTCTGCTCTACGCCTACCAGGGTCTGAATGCAAACAACATCGTCTACGACCTTGTCAAGTCAAACGGCCAGACCGGAACCGTTGGTACCGTCGTCCAGTCCCTTGTCGAGCGTGCAGTTGAGGACAAAGTCATCACCCAGGGTGCTGGCAGCGCAACCTTCAAAGCATACGAAACCAAGGACCCGATGATGTGGAATGCATACGCATCCGCAGGAACGCTCGCAGCAACCATGGTCAACTGTGGTGCAGGACGTTTCGCACAGGCAGTCTCTTCGACTCTGCTGTACTTCAACGACCTTCTTGAGCACGAAACCGGTCTCCCGGGCTCTGACTTCGGAAGAACCATGGGTGTCGCAGTCGGTTTCTCCTTCTTCAGCCACTCCATCTACGGTGGAGGCGGACCGGGTATCTTCAACGGCAACCACGTCGTGACCCGTCACGCAGCAGGTGTCGGTATGCCCTGTATCGTTGCAGCATGTGCACTTGATGCAGGTACTCAGATGTTCTCCCCGGAGGGCACCGCAAAAGTTTACGGTGACACCTTCGGTCAGATCGAAGAGTTCGCCCGCCCGATCCAGGCAATTGCAAAGGCAGTTTAA